A window of the Carassius gibelio isolate Cgi1373 ecotype wild population from Czech Republic chromosome B16, carGib1.2-hapl.c, whole genome shotgun sequence genome harbors these coding sequences:
- the LOC127974622 gene encoding solute carrier family 2, facilitated glucose transporter member 3-like isoform X1: protein MEKIKDSKGKQVTWCLMFCVSTAVISSLQFGYNIGVLNAPDEKVQNFIRNVTQERSGEPMHKSTLTKVWSLTLSIFNVGGMIGSLSVGTLVDKLGRRKCMLLSNILALIGGGLMGLSSMCTSYELIIVGRLVIGAFCGLCTGLTPMYVGEIAPTALRGAFGTLHQLGVVIGILIAQILGLELLLGSQSMWPLLLALTAVPAVLQCVMLIFCPESPRYLLITLNQEEEARQVLTRLRGHSDVEDDIREMKEEALKMSMEKKVSIPELFRNSAYRQPIIIAIILQLSQQLSGINAVMYYSTKIFRYAGITEAVYATIGVGAVNTLFTVISLFLMERAGRRTLHMVGLAGMTVCALLMTISLEILNPIGAKAGSGANMTAIPESVSAGQATSPISVLAILAVFGFVASFEMGPGPIPWFIVAELFSQGPRPAAIAVAGCCNWTTSFFVTLFFPELLELLHAYVFIIFLILLIIFFVFTYFRVPETKGRTFEDIASGFSSAVNYTSPEGAVTMPVFPSSEKFQMTEMAGQEKS from the exons GGGAAGCAGGTGACATGGTGCCTCATGTTCTGTGTGTCCACGGCTGTCATCAGCTCCTTGCAGTTTGGCTACAACATAGGCGTCCTCAATGCACCCGATGAG AAAGTGCAGAACTTCATCAGAAATGTGACTCAGGAGCGCAGTGGAGAGCCAATGCATAAATCCACATTGACAAAAGTGTGGAGTTTAACGCTTTCCATTTTCAACGTTGGTGGCATGATCGGGTCTCTTAGTGTTGGCACACTAGTTGACAAACTAGGGAG ACGAAAATGCATGCTTCTGTCCAACATCCTGGCTCTGATTGGTGGAGGCCTGATGGGTTTATCCAGCATGTGCACCTCTTATGAACTGATAATAGTGGGCCGTCTGGTTATTGGTGCCTTTTGCGGCCTGTGTACAGGATTGACGCCCATGTATGTGGGTGAAATTGCTCCAACGGCACTTCGAGGGGCTTTTGGTACCCTTCACCAGCTCGGGGTGGTCATCGGCATCCTAATTGCACAG ATCTTAGGTCTGGAGTTATTGCTGGGATCTCAGTCTATGTGGCCATTGTTACTGGCTCTGACGGCGGTCCCTGCAGTGTTACAGTGTGTCATGCTGATCTTCTGCCCGGAGAGCCCTCGATACCTGCTGATCACTCTGAACCAGGAGGAGGAGGCACGCCAAG TGCTGACACGTCTTCGTGGGCATTCAGATGTGGAGGATGACATTCGTGAGATGAAGGAAGAGGCCTTGAAGATGTCCATGGAGAAGAAGGTTTCTATTCCAGAGCTGTTCCGTAACTCCGCTTACAGACAACCCATTATCATCGCCATAATCCTGCAGCTGTCCCAACAACTCTCTGGCATCAACGCT GTAATGTATTACTCTACCAAGATCTTCAGATATGCAGGTATCACTGAGGCAGTCTATGCCACCATTGGAGTGGGTGCAGTCAACACTCTCTTCACCGTCATCTCT CTCTTTCTGATGGAGCGGGCAGGAAGAAGAACACTTCATATGGTCGGACTAGCTGGAATGACTGTCTGTGCTCTGCTCATGACCATTTCTCTTGAAATTCTT AACCCTATTGGAGCAAAAGCAGGAAGTGGTGCTAACATGACTGCCATTCCCGAATCTGTATCTGCTGGG CAGGCAACTTCCCCAATCAGCGTTCTGGCCATTCTGGCAGTGTTCGGGTTTGTGGCCAGTTTTGAGATGGGACCAGGACCAATCCCATGGTTCATAGTGGCGGAGTTATTCTCTCAAGGTCCACGCCCGGCAGCCATCGCTGTGGCGGGATGCTGCAACTGGACCACCAGCTTTTTTGTCACACTGTTTTTCCCAGAACTATTG GAACTGTTGCATGCGTACGTCTTTATCATATTCCTCATCCTCCTTATCATCTTCTTCGTGTTTACATACTTCCGTGTTCCCGAGACTAAAGGAAGAACGTTTGAAGACATTGCCAGTGGGTTTTCCAGTGCCGTCAACTACACATCCCCGGAGGGTGCCGTCACAATGCCAGTCTTCCCATCATCAGAGAAGTTTCAGATGACTGAAATGGCTGGTCAGGAGAAAAGCTGA
- the LOC127974622 gene encoding solute carrier family 2, facilitated glucose transporter member 3-like isoform X2: MFCVSTAVISSLQFGYNIGVLNAPDEKVQNFIRNVTQERSGEPMHKSTLTKVWSLTLSIFNVGGMIGSLSVGTLVDKLGRRKCMLLSNILALIGGGLMGLSSMCTSYELIIVGRLVIGAFCGLCTGLTPMYVGEIAPTALRGAFGTLHQLGVVIGILIAQILGLELLLGSQSMWPLLLALTAVPAVLQCVMLIFCPESPRYLLITLNQEEEARQVLTRLRGHSDVEDDIREMKEEALKMSMEKKVSIPELFRNSAYRQPIIIAIILQLSQQLSGINAVMYYSTKIFRYAGITEAVYATIGVGAVNTLFTVISLFLMERAGRRTLHMVGLAGMTVCALLMTISLEILNPIGAKAGSGANMTAIPESVSAGQATSPISVLAILAVFGFVASFEMGPGPIPWFIVAELFSQGPRPAAIAVAGCCNWTTSFFVTLFFPELLELLHAYVFIIFLILLIIFFVFTYFRVPETKGRTFEDIASGFSSAVNYTSPEGAVTMPVFPSSEKFQMTEMAGQEKS; this comes from the exons ATGTTCTGTGTGTCCACGGCTGTCATCAGCTCCTTGCAGTTTGGCTACAACATAGGCGTCCTCAATGCACCCGATGAG AAAGTGCAGAACTTCATCAGAAATGTGACTCAGGAGCGCAGTGGAGAGCCAATGCATAAATCCACATTGACAAAAGTGTGGAGTTTAACGCTTTCCATTTTCAACGTTGGTGGCATGATCGGGTCTCTTAGTGTTGGCACACTAGTTGACAAACTAGGGAG ACGAAAATGCATGCTTCTGTCCAACATCCTGGCTCTGATTGGTGGAGGCCTGATGGGTTTATCCAGCATGTGCACCTCTTATGAACTGATAATAGTGGGCCGTCTGGTTATTGGTGCCTTTTGCGGCCTGTGTACAGGATTGACGCCCATGTATGTGGGTGAAATTGCTCCAACGGCACTTCGAGGGGCTTTTGGTACCCTTCACCAGCTCGGGGTGGTCATCGGCATCCTAATTGCACAG ATCTTAGGTCTGGAGTTATTGCTGGGATCTCAGTCTATGTGGCCATTGTTACTGGCTCTGACGGCGGTCCCTGCAGTGTTACAGTGTGTCATGCTGATCTTCTGCCCGGAGAGCCCTCGATACCTGCTGATCACTCTGAACCAGGAGGAGGAGGCACGCCAAG TGCTGACACGTCTTCGTGGGCATTCAGATGTGGAGGATGACATTCGTGAGATGAAGGAAGAGGCCTTGAAGATGTCCATGGAGAAGAAGGTTTCTATTCCAGAGCTGTTCCGTAACTCCGCTTACAGACAACCCATTATCATCGCCATAATCCTGCAGCTGTCCCAACAACTCTCTGGCATCAACGCT GTAATGTATTACTCTACCAAGATCTTCAGATATGCAGGTATCACTGAGGCAGTCTATGCCACCATTGGAGTGGGTGCAGTCAACACTCTCTTCACCGTCATCTCT CTCTTTCTGATGGAGCGGGCAGGAAGAAGAACACTTCATATGGTCGGACTAGCTGGAATGACTGTCTGTGCTCTGCTCATGACCATTTCTCTTGAAATTCTT AACCCTATTGGAGCAAAAGCAGGAAGTGGTGCTAACATGACTGCCATTCCCGAATCTGTATCTGCTGGG CAGGCAACTTCCCCAATCAGCGTTCTGGCCATTCTGGCAGTGTTCGGGTTTGTGGCCAGTTTTGAGATGGGACCAGGACCAATCCCATGGTTCATAGTGGCGGAGTTATTCTCTCAAGGTCCACGCCCGGCAGCCATCGCTGTGGCGGGATGCTGCAACTGGACCACCAGCTTTTTTGTCACACTGTTTTTCCCAGAACTATTG GAACTGTTGCATGCGTACGTCTTTATCATATTCCTCATCCTCCTTATCATCTTCTTCGTGTTTACATACTTCCGTGTTCCCGAGACTAAAGGAAGAACGTTTGAAGACATTGCCAGTGGGTTTTCCAGTGCCGTCAACTACACATCCCCGGAGGGTGCCGTCACAATGCCAGTCTTCCCATCATCAGAGAAGTTTCAGATGACTGAAATGGCTGGTCAGGAGAAAAGCTGA